Proteins encoded within one genomic window of Cucumis sativus cultivar 9930 chromosome 3, Cucumber_9930_V3, whole genome shotgun sequence:
- the LOC101209553 gene encoding lysophospholipid acyltransferase 1: MGLEMESLAASIGVSVPVLRFLLCFVATIPVSFLWRIVPGRLPKHLYSALSGVLLSYLSFGFSSNLHFLVPMFLGYASMVLFRRHCGLITFFLGFGYLIGCHVYYMSGDAWKEGGIDATGALMVLTLKVISCAINYNDGLLKEEGLTEAQKKNRLIKLPSLIEYIGYCLCCGSHFAGPVYEMKDYLEWTDGKGIWKHDEQNPPPSPYWATIRALLQAAFCMGLYLYLVPQFPLSRFIDPVYHDWPFWKRLGYQYMAGFTARWKYYFIWSISEASIIISGLGFSGWTKSSPPKPRWDRAKNVDILGLEFVKSAVEIPLKWNIQVSTWLRHYVYERLVQKGRKPGFFQLLATQTVSAVWHGLYPGYIIFFVQSAVMIAGSRVIYRWQQAIPPSMAFLKTILGFLNFAYTVLVLNYSCVGFMVLSLHETLASYGSVYYIGTVIPITLILLSYIIKPAPARSKARKDQ; this comes from the exons ATGGGCCTGGAGATGGAATCCTTGGCTGCCTCCATTGGCGTCTCCGTCCCTGTTCTCCGATTCCTTCTCTGTTTCGTCGCCACAATTCCGGTCAGCTTTCTATGGCGGATTGTCCCAGGTCGCCTCCCCAAACATCTCTATTCCGCCCTTTCCGGTGTTCTTCTCTCTTATCTCTCTTTTGGGTTCTCTTCAAATCTCCATTTTTTGGTCCCCATGTTCCTGGGTTATGCTTCCATGGTCCTCTTCCGTCGCCATTGCGGTTTGATTACCTTCTTCTTGGGGTTTGGTTATCTCATTGGATG CCATGTATATTACATGAGTGGGGACGCTTGGAAAGAAGGAGGTATCGACGCAACTG GGGCTTTGATGGTGTTGACACTGAAAGTCATTTCATGTGCCATAAATTATAATGATGGGTTGTTAAAAGAAGAAGGTTTAACTGAggctcaaaagaaaaatcggTTGATTAAGCTGCCCTCATTAATCGAGTACATTGGTTACTGCCTCTGCTGTGGCAGCCACTTTGCTGGTCCtgtttatgaaatgaaagattATCTTGAATGGACTGATGGAAAAGGG atttggaaGCATGATGAACAAAACCCACCTCCATCACCATATTGGGCAACAATTAGAGCTCTTCTCCAAGCTGCTTTTTGCATGGGCTTGTATTTGTACCTGGTACCTCAGTTTCCGTTGTCCCGTTTTATTGATCCTGTCTACCATGATTGGCCATTCTGGAAGCGTCTTGGGTACCAATATATGGCAGGCTTCACTGCACGCTGgaaatattatttcatctGGTCAATTTCCGAGGCCTCCATCATTATTTCTGGCTTAGGTTTCAGTGGTTGGACAAAATCTTCTCCACCTAAACCACGCTGGGACCGTGCAAAGAATGTCGACATTCTTGGTCTTGAGTTTGTGAAGAGTGCAGTTGAGATTCCTCTTAAATGGAATATTCAAGTCAGCACTTGGCTTCGCCATT ATGTTTATGAAAGGTTGGTTCAAAAGGGGAGGAAACCTGGTTTCTTTCAGCTGCTGGCAACACAGACTGTCAGTGCTGTTTGGCAT GGTTTGTATCCTGGGTACATCATCTTCTTTGTTCAGTCCGCTGTGATGATTGCTGGTTCAAGAG TTATTTACAGATGGCAACAAGCTATTCCTCCATCCATGGCTTTCCTCAAAACTATACTTGGATTTTTGAACTTCGCTTACACAGTTTTGGTTCTGAACTACTCCTGCGTTGGGTTCATG GTCTTGAGCTTGCACGAGACACTTGCCTCGTATGG